In the Wyeomyia smithii strain HCP4-BCI-WySm-NY-G18 chromosome 2, ASM2978416v1, whole genome shotgun sequence genome, one interval contains:
- the LOC129725956 gene encoding uncharacterized protein LOC129725956 — protein sequence MSHLIIQNVRQRHASENTIYHALYGYYFLGVARKDVARIYGKSLSTICEWINGYETNGFFQRKKREQVYKKFGIHMRQWLVDLHSKEPVLFLDEAKVRFQLHFFTTISVSSICAILHESGLSWKTIERRAIQIREDEIVRFTREMLSIPWDLFNLVFLDEVSFNNKDMLRRKGYGVVGHKVIYRGEFCRKPRVSLLCCLGMNGMIESFHTEGTFNRKTFFNCCKSFALVHPQVQRYPGFNSVCIMDGARIHCDPNIVRYLRSIGIIPIFLPAYCPFFNPIEIVFGLMKRDFKRHHVEHKPALPEVCETLNRFKAYSCVNLFNHCGYFAGGTFLPEEGLSQDPKYMDLHIVPK from the coding sequence ATGTCTCATTTAATTATCCAAAATGTTCGACAACGCCATGCAAGTGAGAATACCATCTACCATGCATTATACGGTTATTATTTTTTGGGAGTGGCAAGAAAAGATGTCGCTAGAATTTACGGGAAATCACTGTCTACCATATGTGAATGGATCAACGGATACGAAACAAAcggatttttccaaagaaagAAACGTGAGCAGGTATACAAGAAATTCGGGATCCATATGCGGCAATGGTTAGTTGACTTACATTCCAAAGAACCAGTATTATTCCTAGACGAAGCCAAGGTTAGGTTCcagttacatttttttactACAATAAGTGTTTCGTCTATCTGTGCAATACTTCATGAATCGGGACTCTCTTGGAAAACCATCGAACGGAGAGCAATTCAAATTCGCGAAGATGAAATAGTGCGGTTCACTAGAGAAATGCTATCAATTCCGTGGGATCTCTTCAACCTCGTATTCCTTGATGAAGTGAGTTTTAACAACAAGGACATGTTAAGACGCAAGGGATATGGAGTAGTTGGACATAAAGTTATATATAGAGGGGAATTCTGCAGAAAACCGAGGGTTTCATTGTTGTGCTGTTTGGGTATGAATGGTATGATTGAAAGCTTTCATACTGAAGGAACTTTCAACCggaaaacttttttcaactgCTGCAAGAGCTTCGCTTTAGTACATCCCCAAGTGCAACGGTATCCGGGATTTAATTCTGTTTGTATCATGGATGGGGCAAGAATTCACTGCGATCCAAATATAGTACGTTACCTGAGATCGATTGGAATTATTCCAATTTTCCTTCCGGCTTATTGCCCTTTTTTTAATCCCATCGAAATTGTATTTGGACTCATGAAAAGGGATTTCAAAAGGCACCATGTTGAACATAAGCCTGCTTTACCCGAGGTTTGTGAAACGTTGAACCGCTTTAAAGCATATTCCTGCGTCAACCTGTTCAACCATTGCGGATATTTTGCGGGAGGTACTTTCCTACCTGAAGAAGGCCTTTCTCAGGATCCCAAATACATGGATTTGCATATTGTTCCTAAATAA
- the LOC129726005 gene encoding anillin-like, producing the protein MRSSSGSYRSYEGELRITRYSDNHGFLTVFAYVSGFGARHRRWYRLHGHVLRYWTNPDDEKRFAEVRCTQKVTIAPRLVCSRLNKLLLQFRRPASPDDVESLVLAKQGNTAIQWYLLSADCCDEWCAHLNKTLALLEAWGQTDSSTSC; encoded by the exons ATGCGGTCGTCCTCTGGAAGTTACCGTTCATATGAAGGTGAATTGCGAATTACCCGTTACTCTGATAATCATGGATTTCTGACGGTGTTCGCGTATGTATCCGGGTTTGGAGCACGGCATCGGCGCTGGTATCGACTGCATGGTCATGTCCTTCGCTATTGGACCAACCCAGATGATGAAAAACGATTTGCAGAAGTGCGCTGCACTCAGAAAGTAACTATTGCACCGAGACTGGTATGTTCTCGATTGAACAAATTGTTATTACAATTTCGGCGTCCTGCATCgccggatgatgttgaatcgctgGTACTAGCAAAGCAAGGCAATACTGCTATACAGTG GTATTTGCTATCAGCTGATTGTTGCGACGAGTGGTGTGCTCATCTTAATAAAACACTTGCTCTGCTTGAAGCCTGGGGACAGACCGATAGCAGTACTAGTTGCTAA
- the LOC129725474 gene encoding anillin-like — translation MRSSSGSYRSYEGELRITRYSDNHGFLTVFAYVSGFGARHRRWYRLHGHVLRYWTNPDDEKRFAEVRCTQKVTIAPRLVCSRLSKLLLQFRRPASPDDVESLVLATQGNTAIQWYLLSADCCDEWCAHLNKTLALLEAWGQTDSSTSCKIR, via the exons ATGCGGTCGTCCTCTGGAAGTTACCGTTCATATGAAGGTGAATTGCGAATTACCCGTTACTCTGATAATCATGGATTCCTGACGGTGTTCGCGTATGTATCCGGGTTTGGAGCACGGCATCGGCGCTGGTATCGACTGCATGGTCATGTCCTTCGCTATTGGACCAATCCTGATGATGAAAAACGATTTGCAGAAGTGCGCTGCACTCAGAAAGTAACTATTGCACCGAGACTGGTATGCTCTCGATTGAGcaaattattattacaatttcggcGTCCAGCATCgccggatgatgttgaatcgctgGTACTAGCAACGCAAGGCAATACTGCTATACAGTG GTATTTGCTATCAGCTGATTGTTGCGACGAGTGGTGTGCTCATCTTAATAAAACACTTGCTCTGCTTGAAGCCTGGGGACAGACCGATAGCAGTACTAGTTGCAAAATACGTTGA